One region of Labrus mixtus chromosome 1, fLabMix1.1, whole genome shotgun sequence genomic DNA includes:
- the muc15 gene encoding mucin-15, with product MKLCLKITAGLLLLVQAFSLASLQNTTDSPGRTIDGKWLREFAKKLAASQNIALSEEKGFDQENDGTPMESSNDYSGIASGSMAVFNEEEENVASQDEGANESDDMRFFTTTTMPLDVTTEQPEFQNTTVSPTTATTDQTNSSDVNMIDAEEDFYNSTMTPQNSTTLPSVQNATSFPDYSNQTDLNTTTLSPEINTTQESTTKLEEYPWFSNVTESTNTTNVTTTVTTTPTTVTPEITNTPTVLLTTTPSDSWTTAINPETSTTTLAAMNTSERGNDTDKAGASVSDSERGLASDTNTQKHSTWGTVLGIVAVMVCVGLVAYVILKHKHQKGFSHRKLVEEFPSDPVLRLDNSEPLDLNFGGSAYYNPALQGDNIQMSNFPGRR from the exons ATGAAACTGTGTTTGAAAATCACAGCAGGTCTCCTTCTGCTCGTCCAAGCTTTCAGCCTGGCATCGCTCCAAAACACAACTGACTCTCCGGGACGGACGATTGATGGAAAGTGGCTGCGTGAATTCGCCAAAAAATTAGCTGCAAGTCAAAACATTGCACTCTCTGAAGAGAAGGGGTTTGATCAGGAGAACGATGGGACTCCTATGGAGTCGAGTAACGATTACAGTGGAATAGCATCTGGCTCCATGGCAGTTTttaatgaggaagaggagaacgtGGCCAGCCAAGATGAGGGTGCTAATGAATCTGATGATATGCGTTttttcaccaccaccactatGCCTTTAGATGTAACAACGGAGCAACCTGAGTTTCAAAACACAACAGTTTCCCCAACCACTGCAACTACGGATCAAACAAACTCGAGCGACGTCAACATGATAGACGCCGAAGAAGATTTTTACAACTCAACCATGACTCCTCAAAACTCCACAACTCTTCCAAGTGTGCAAAATGCAACCAGCTTTCCCGATTACTCCAATCAAACTGATTTAAATACGACAACTTTGTCTCCAGAGATCAATACAACGCAAGAATCGACAACCAAACTAGAGGAATATCCATGGTTCAGCAATGTCACAGAGTCAACCAACACAACCAATGTGACAACAACTGTGACAACTACACCAACCACAGTAACGCCAGAGATCACCAATACACCCACTGTCCTCTTAACAACAACACCGTCTGATTCATGGACAACAGCGATAAACCCTGAGACTTCAACGACAACACTCGCTGCTATGAATACATCTGAGAGGGGCAACGACACAGACAAAGCTGGAGCCTCAGTGAGCGACTCAGAAAGAG GTTTGGCATCGGatacaaacactcaaaaacactCAACGTGGGGAACTGTACTGGGGATAGTGGCGGTCATGGTCTGCGTGGGACTGGTGGCCTACGtcatcctgaaacacaaacaccagaAAGGATTCTCTCACAGGAAACTGGTGGAAGAGTTCCCTTCAGATCCAG TTCTCAGATTGGACAACAGCGAACCCTTGGACTTGAACTTTGGAGGTTCAGCCTATTACAACCCGGCTCTCCAGGGGGACAACATCCAAATGAGCAACTTTCCAGGACGCCGCTAA